The following are encoded in a window of Cyprinus carpio isolate SPL01 chromosome B18, ASM1834038v1, whole genome shotgun sequence genomic DNA:
- the n4bp1 gene encoding NEDD4-binding protein 1 produces MSTTRPLLEMKRITEATCTEPPGGRQSPTASRTQSEPLTVDEFTVHEDKQTELRCSKPKVEQVFQVTFTIIGLLDHTGAHGSKASRQIWLQLKGKKENVSKAKEYVKGLCDPELQKEEWYPVDMHCIFAGARGLFLDRLLRDTSAEVQVLEPGRLRLSGCAEAVVMAQSRVQQFVALFQEKRSLPADREPLVKRTFKNFVEDRADKYAMELLLLPSALKEELLGLAQSPTQPIAIIDLEQDRSQTSTPVTDLSKRILDTTFEDKTACPATTPDVMPGLNGRPCNKRRSSESEQRDTKRQYSLERREEEQLEERQREPSQTWTVTSAKGTLAASESTNESEAVSPETNLRCLVNFFRTMGYQQEVVERVVRETGQTEDTFLLLERIVEETQKSQGAQRTSRTPDPSPCANASSTSTCVRLKEKERAQMRALAEIKCKENIRPPSTNGIGQKNQTSSVPLASTTLKRSNGAQNDLGEVIIIDDDDNDFTEIERKPQMAVLDLKSESRFDYLPRGSSQTMVPVRMESVTNLRSSSQGPPLRSTDTRPGCSYQTLPGRAPLPRSETHSTSKPAPLTGISRFQQSLRTPYQLVLQNEQGCPDLCHIIIDGSNVAMAHGLHRIFSCRGIAIAVEAFWRRGHREITVFVPQWRQKKDPNITEQHFLNQLENLRLLSFTPSREVCGQRISSHDDRFLLHLAEKTGGVIVTNDNLRDFVNQSEAWRRIIQERLLQFTFVEDHFMIPDDPLGKNGPHLDEFLFKDRRGSPIMAPPRTDIRATPLVYASAAQSTAHPSSPTHWPHSAPSDWHLPRPSPSPPPQRSPLETTELKRKLYDIFPDQKQRIDRILSDNPYMRDLNALSGLLLG; encoded by the exons atgtcaacaacGCGGCCCCTCCTCGAGATGAAGCGAATCACCGAGGCAACCTGCACAGAGCCGCCGGGAGGCAGGCAGTCCCCGACCGCCAGCAGAACGCAGTCCGAGCCGCTCACCGTAGACGAGTTCACGGTACACGAGGACAAGCAGACAGAGCTCAGATGCAGCAAACCGAAGGTCGAACAGGTTTTCCAAGTGACATTCACCATTATTGGGCTCTTGGATCACACAGGAGCCCACGGAAGTAAGGCTTCCAGACAGATCTGGCTCCAgctgaaaggaaaaaaggagaaCGTGTCTAAAGCGAAg GAGTATGTGAAAGGCCTGTGtgacccagagcttcagaaggaAGAATGGTACCCGGTGGATATGCACTGCATTTTTGCTGGTGCCCGTGGGCTCTTTTTAGACCGGCTGCTTAGAGACACAAGTGCAGAGGTCCAAGTACTGGAGCCGGGTCGTCTGAGGTTGAGCGGGTGCGCGGAGGCCGTCGTCATGGCTCAAAGTCGTGTTCAACAGTTTGTCGCCCTCTTTCAGGAGAAGCGAAGCTTGCCGGCTGACAGAGAACCCTTGGTTAAGCGCACCTTTAAGAATTTTGTGGAGGACCGGGCTGATAAATATGCCATGGAGTTGCTTTTGCTACCCAGTGCCCTCAAAGAGGAACTTTTGGGCTTGGCCCAAAGCCCCACACAGCCTATAGCTATCATAGACCTTGAGCAGGACCGCTCCCAGACTAGCACACCCGTAACAGACCTCTCCAAACGTATCCTGGACACCACTTTTGAGGATAAAACCGCATGTCCTGCGACCACTCCTGATGTTATGCCCGGTCTGAATGGTCGGCCTTGCAACAAGCGTCGGTCCTCAGAAAGCGAGCAGAGGGACACTAAGAGGCAATACTCAttagagaggagagaagaggagcaGTTGGAAGAGCGACAGCGAGAGCCAAGCCAAACTTGGACAGTTACGTCTGCGAAAGGGACGCTAGCAGCTAGTGAATCGACAAATGAAAGTGAGGCAGTGAGTCCCGAGACTAACTTACGCTGTCTTGTTAACTTCTTCCGAACCATGGGCTACCAGCAGGAGGTGGTAGAGCGGGTGGTGCGTGAGACGGGGCAGACAGAGGACACGTTTTTACTTCTGGAACGAATTGTGGAAGAGACTCAGAAGAGCCAGGGAGCACAGCGCACTTCTCGCACGCCCGACCCGTCCCCCTGTGCAAATGCCTCGTCCACCTCTACCTGCGTCAGGCTCAAAGAGAAGGAACGGGCACAGATGAGAGCTCTCGCAGAGATCAAGTGCAAAGAAAACATTAGACCTCCTAGCACTAACGGCATAGGTCAGAAGAACCAGACAAGCAGTGTGCCACTAGCTTCTACCACTCTTAAAAGAAGCAATGGTGCACAGAATGACTTGGGTGAAGTGATCATCATTGATGACGATGATAACGACTTCACAGAGATAGAGAGGAAGCCCCAAATGGCTGTACTTGATTTGAAGTCAGAGTCCCGATTTGACTACTTGCCCCGTGGTAGCTCTCAAACAATGGTTCCAGTGCGGATGGAGAGTGTGACCAATCTCCGCAGCTCCTCTCAAGGCCCTCCTCTCCGGAGCACCGACACACGACCAGGATGCTCTTACCAGACGCTCCCTGGAAGGGCACCTTTACCTCGCTCTGAGACACATAGCACCTCTAAACCAGCACCCCTCACCGGCATTTCTCGTTTCCAGCAGTCCCTGAGAACCCCCTACCAACTAGTCCTACAAAATGAACAGGGCTGCCCTGATCTGTGCCACATCATCATCGATGGGAGCAATGTGGCAATGGC GCATGGACTCCATCGAATATTTTCCTGTCGTGGGATCGCCATCGCTGTAGAGGCTTTCTGGCGCAGAGGGCACAGAGAAATCACTGTCTTTGTTCCTCAGTGGAGACAGAAAAAGGACCCCAACATCACTG AACAACACTTTCTGAATCAACTGGAAAACCTGCGACTGCTATCTTTCACCCCGTCTAGAGAAGTGTGTGGACAGAGAATTTCCTCCCATGATGACAG GTTCCTGCTTCATCTGGCTGAGAAGACAGGAGGGGTCATTGTCACCAATGACAACCTGAGGGACTTTGTGAACCAGTCAGAAGCGTGGAGAAGGATTATTCAGGAGAG ACTCTTACAGTTCACCTTTGTAGAAGACCACTTTATGATCCCAGATGACCCACTTGGAAAGAATGGACCTCACCTAGACGAGTTTCTATTTAAAGACCGTCG AGGTAGTCCCATAATGGCCCCACCGAGGACAGACATTCGGGCAACCCCATTAGTATACGCCTCGGCAGCGCAGTCCACAGCACATCCCTCTTCCCCTACCCACTGGCCACACTCCGCACCTTCAGACTGGCACCTTCCTCGACCATCCCCTTCTCCACCTCCACAGCGGTCACCCTTAGAAACCACAGAGCTCAAAAGGAAGTTGTACGACATCTTTCCTGACCAAAAGCAGCGTATCGACCGTATCCTCAGTGACAACCCATATATGAGGGACCTGAATGCTCTGTCTGGCC